The following are encoded together in the Humulus lupulus chromosome 5, drHumLupu1.1, whole genome shotgun sequence genome:
- the LOC133780087 gene encoding expansin-like B1, with amino-acid sequence MEFTSEKQLCALLGILVLFPALCASTAMFTASRATSYRSPDGYGTRSGACGFGEYGRVVNNGYVSAVSRALYKDGAGCGACYKVRCKNPHLCNYDGVDIVVTDYGEGDRTDFILSPRAFKKLALPNEDKKLLNYGVVEVEYKRISCKYPTHKDKVTYKINENSNHPYYLALSVLYVSGQNDITAVELWQEGTKQWKPMRRAYGAVWDMTNPPRGPITLRFKATTSYGYTYWVRSNNAIPKAWKAGAAYEASVKLITK; translated from the exons ATGGAGTTTACGAGTGAGAAACAACTATGTGCACTGCTTGGTATTCTGGTGCTTTTCCCTGCGTTATGTGCCTCTACCGCTATGTTTACAGCTTCAAGAGCCACCTCTTATCGCAGCCCGGACGGCTATGGGACTCGAA GTGGAGCTTGTGGATTTGGCGAATATGGAAGAGTCGTCAATAATGGCTATGTATCAGCAGTTTCTAGGGCACTGTACAAGGATGGTGCTGGTTGTGGGGCATGCTATAAG GTCAGGTGCAAAAATCCTCACCTTTGCAACTATGATGGAGTGGACATAGTAGTGACTGATTACGGGGAAGGTGACAGAACTGATTTCATCCTCAGCCCAAGAGCCTTTAAAAAGTTGGCTCTTCCAAACGAAGACAAAAAGTTGCTCAATTATGGCGTGGTTGAAGTAGAATACAAGAGGATCTCTTGCAAGTACCCAACTCACAAGGACAAGGTCACCTACAAGATCAATGAAAACAGCAATCATCCCTACTACTTGGCTTTAAGTGTTTTATATGTGAGCGGCCAAAACGACATCACAGCTGTTGAATTGTGGCAG GAGGGTACCAAACAGTGGAAGCCCATGCGCAGAGCCTATGGGGCAGTCTGGGACATGACAAATCCACCAAGGGGACCGATCACCTTGAGGTTCAAAGCTACAACCAGTTATGGGTACACTTACTGGGTTCGCTCTAACAATGCCATACCCAAAGCTTGGAAGGCTGGGGCTGCTTATGAGGCCTCTGTTAAGCTCATtactaaataa